The DNA window TTCCAATGTTGGCGTAAGCTTGAATGTGCCTATTTTCAGCAGTTTGGCCAGAAGTTCTCGAACGCAGCAAGCCAAAATAGCTTTGGATCAGGCCAAAACGCAATTGTCAGAAGCGGAACAAAAATTGAAATTACAATATGCCGCCGCCAAAAGCGATTATGAATTTAGCATCGAAGAATACGCCACAGCCAAATCGAATTTGAACCTTGCGGAAAGAATCGAAAAAAAGCAACAAATAAAGTTTACTGAAGGATTGTCGTCAAGTTTTGACTACAATGACGCCCAACGACAATTGTACACCAATCAGCAAAAATACCTGCAATCGATGGTCGATGTCATCAACAAAAAAGCCGCTTTAGAAAAAATAATTAATAAATAATAATTCTTGATTATGAATATTGAAATATAAAATCGATGCTATTTTTTTCATCCCGTCGGGATTAAATGTTGGTAGCAAATAAATGATTAATTAAAAAATTTGTCCCGTAGGGACTATATAAATATGGCAAATACCTATACCCAAATTCACATTCATTTTGTGTTTGCAGTAAAATATAGACTAGGAACTATTCAATCAGAATGGAAAGAGGAATTATACAAATACATAACAGGAATAACACAAAACAATAGCCACAAATTATTGGCAATAAATGGTATGTCTGATCATATACATATATTGATTGGCATTAGGCCTGCACAATCTATTTCAGATTTGATGAAAGATGTTAAGCAAAGTTCCTCAAAATGGATTAACGAAAATAAATTAACGAAGACACATTTCGAATGGCAAGAG is part of the Flavobacterium nackdongense genome and encodes:
- the tnpA gene encoding IS200/IS605 family transposase; amino-acid sequence: MANTYTQIHIHFVFAVKYRLGTIQSEWKEELYKYITGITQNNSHKLLAINGMSDHIHILIGIRPAQSISDLMKDVKQSSSKWINENKLTKTHFEWQEGYGAFSYSKSQINNVIRYIQNQEEHHKTKSFLEEYLEILQNFEIEYDEKYIFKELI